A genomic stretch from Leishmania donovani BPK282A1 complete genome, chromosome 36 includes:
- a CDS encoding NUDIX hydrolase protein, conserved, with the protein MCCHTSPLRFSYPHTVLRSNRRRRHMIRATAAAARLPQSTQGWVPLMQRALDFPIESVTFPSHFYLLTVNKGTVSTVGFSPQKAPVQLTAPRQCAVLVLLSPAATENGFQDMCITLTKRTATMGSHKSEMSFPGGHVDADETLRNAAQRETLEEVGLPPSEYEIIGSLTPITTRALDARVTPFVAVATSPVQPYRASPAEVDSIHYLHMSTLLLRASTGHARVIKYRSFTSDRPCFFPCFFASPAQTVVSSAVCRSPKATGVADDCGFDPMLPEDFPGELVWGLTSFVTCELVARVAKAIMDAPEASSAAAVNALLTPSNVVARDPLADSPQ; encoded by the coding sequence atgtgctgTCACACGTCTCCTCTCCGCTTCTCCTATCCCCACACTGTACTTCGCTCTAAccgacgtcgtcgccacaTGATCCGggccacagccgcagcggcgcgttTGCCACAGAGCACGCAGGGGTGGGTGCCACTGATGCAACGAGCGCTTGACTTTCCTATCGAGTCGGTCACCTTCCCGTCTCATTTCTACCTCCTCACCGTCAACAAAGGCACCGTCTCAACTGTCGGCTTCTCACCGCAAAAAGCGCCAGTGcagctgacggcgccgcgccagtgTGCCGTGCTCGTGCTGCTATCCCCCGCAGCGACGGAGAACGGCTTTCAGGATATGTGCATCACGCTCACGAAGCGCACTGCGACGATGGGCTCACACAAGAGCGAAATGAGCTTCCCGGGTGGCCACGTCGATGCCGACGAGACGCTACGCAACGCAGCACAGCGTgagacgctggaggaggtgggcctCCCGCCATCCGAGTACGAAATTATCGGGTCTCTGACGCCGATTACCACGAGAGCACTAGACGCGCGTGTGACGCCGTTTGTGGCTGTCGCGACTAGCCCTGTGCAGCCATACCGCGCGAGCCCCGCCGAGGTCGATTCCATTCACTACCTTCACatgtcgacgctgctgttgAGAGCGTCGACGGGGCACGCGCGGGTCATCAAGTACCGCTCCTTCACGAGCGATCGACCGTGCTTCTTTCCCTGCTTCTTTGCCAGCCCTGCTCAGACGGTCGTCTCCTCTGCGGTTTGTCGGTCTCCTAAGGCGACTGGGGTGGCGGATGACTGCGGCTTCGATCCGATGCTGCCCGAGGACTTCCCGGGTGAGCTGGTCTGGGGCCTTACTTCCTTCGTGACTTGTGAACTCGTGGCTCGCGTCGCCAAGGCCATCATGGACGCGCCGGAAGCgagctcggcagcggcggtgaacGCACTCCTGACGCCTTCGAACGTGGTAGCGCGCGACCCTCTCGCGGACTCGCCGCAATGA
- a CDS encoding proteasome beta 2 subunit, putative: MAETAIAFRCQDYVMVAAAGLNAFYYIKITDAEDKITQLDTHQLIACTGENGPRVNFTEYVKCNLMLNRMRQHGRHSSCDSTANFMRNCLASAIRSREGAYQVNCLFAGYDMPVSEDDDGAVGPQLFYLDYLGTLQAVPYGCHGYGACFVTALLDCLWRPDLTQQEGLELMQKCCDEVKRRVVISNSYFFVKAVTKNGVEVITAVH; the protein is encoded by the coding sequence aTGGCGGAGACTGCGATTGCGTTCCGCTGCCAGGACTACGTCATGGTCGCTGCGGCCGGCCTCAACGCCTTCTACTACATCAAGATAACCGACGCGGAGGACAAGATTACGCAGCTTGACACACATCAGCTGATCGCGTGCACTGGCGAGAATGGCCCTCGCGTGAACTTCACCGAATACGTAAAGTGCAACCTCATGCTCAACCGCATGCGCCAGCACGggcgccacagcagctgcgatTCAACGGCGAACTTCATGCGCAACTGCCTCGCCAGTGCGATCCGCAGTCGCGAGGGGGCTTACCAGGTGAACTGCCTCTTTGCCGGCTACGACATGCCGGTTTCCGAGGATGACGACGGTGCGGTGGGACCGCAGCTGTTTTACTTGGACTACCTCGGCACCCTGCAGGCTGTGCCGTATGGTTGCCATGGCTACGGAGCTTGCTTTGTGACTGCTCTGCTAGATTGCCTCTGGCGTCCTGATTTGACCCAACAGGAGGGCCTTGAGCTCATGCAGAAGTGCTGCGATGAGGTGAAGCGCCGCGTCGTCATCAGCAACTCATACTTCTTTGTGAAGGCGGTGACGAAGAACGGAGTAGAGGTCATCACGGCGGTGCACTAG
- a CDS encoding ribonuclease HII, putative, translating to MLHAWRFVPLARSTSALGSGLLRPSRVLRQKRLAYSPFRPPPTWNALQKVEVGHRQTDTGEPTLDGTLDLVGYQLYRDGLLPQTNILGRTLPVPDTSGISAATRRKLERERDVAVAHMKRHGVRLRRSIKETAVTIGCDEAGRGPLAGPVVGAAVSRIPVSSFNNEFDQLYEAPEQFQIFDSKSVSERQRDLVFAMITGHVDFFDIASCKKFVVHHCAGDEATSLALSSKKFDSHVKLSKLPFKKLISMQTPYLITYHGYNSAGNYVYFWSIGIANHTYIDEYNIYNASMNTMHRSAQSIWHMLSDARFSHEAAPRPRSSSIAQYLFSRFCTAANHDNEKRYQVPHHLELLKGATEYFDFEPIQPPLVLIDGHAVPGPSYDYFTSVRIGGDVQPIIEGDKRSLSIAAASCLAKVTRDELMNYIDALYPGYGFRENKGYPVEQHMKYVAKNGLCPIHRKTYRPCRTVLEKGLQRK from the coding sequence ATGCTCCACGCATGGCGCTTCGTTCCTCTTGCACGTAGTACGTCCGCCCTTGGCAGTGGGTTGCTCCGGCCCAGTCGCGTTCTTCGGCAGAAGCGACTCGCCTATTCCCCTTTCaggccaccgccgacatGGAACGCGCTGCAGAAGGTGGAGGTGGGGCATCGCCAGACGGACACGGGCGAGCCTACACTCGATGGCACGCTGGACCTGGTCGGGTACCAGCTCTATCGTGACGGTCTGCTGCCTCAGACGAACATCTTAGGCCGCACGCTGCCGGTTCCCGATACCAGTGGCATCTCTGCGGCGACTCGTCGTAAGCttgagcgagagagagatgtggcggtggcgcacatGAAGAGGCACGGCGTGCgactgcggcgcagcatcaAGGAAACAGCCGTGACGATCGGATGCGATGAGGCGGGCAGAGGCCCACTTGCCGGccccgtcgtcggcgccgccgtctcgcgCATTCCCGTCTCCAGCTTCAACAACGAGTTTGACCAGCTGTACGAGGCACCCGAGCAGTTTCAGATCTTCGACAGCAAGTCCGTgtcggagcggcagcgcgaccTAGTGTTTGCCATGATCACCGGACACGTTGACTTCTTCGACATTGCCAGTTGCAAGAAGTTTGTCGTGCACCACTGCGCCGGTGATGAGGCGACATCGTTAGCGCTTAGCAGTAAGAAGTTCGACTCCCACGTGAAGCTATCGAAACTGCCCTTCAAGAAGCTGATCTCCATGCAAACGCCGTATCTGATCACCTATCACGGGTACAACAGCGCAGGCAACTATGTGTACTTCTGGTCCATCGGCATCGCCAACCACACCTACATTGATGAGTACAACATCTACAACGCCTCCATGAACACGATGCACCGCTCCGCTCAGTCTATTTGGCACATGCTGAGCGACGCGCGCTTCTcgcacgaggcggcgccgcggccgcgctcATCCAGCATTGCGCAGTACCTGTTCAGCCgcttctgcaccgccgccaacCACGACAACGAGAAACGCTATCAGGTGCCGCATCACCTGGAGCTCCTGAAAGGGGCCACCGAGTACTTCGACTTCGAACCAATACAGCCTCCGCTAGTTCTCATCGACGGCCATGCCGTACCGGGCCCGAGCTACGACTACTTCACCAGCGTTCGCATTGGTGGCGACGTGCAGCCCATCATCGAGGGCGATAAGCGCAGCctctccatcgccgccgcgtcgtgtCTCGCCAAGGTCACCCGTGACGAGCTCATGAACTACATCGACGCCCTCTACCCCGGCTACGGCTTTCGGGAAAACAAAGGATACCCGGTCGAGCAGCACATGAAGTACGTGGCCAAGAACGGACTGTGCCCGATACACCGCAAGACCTATCGCCCATGCCGCacggtgctggagaagggGCTGCAGAGGAAGTGA
- a CDS encoding nuclear protein family a (nop10p), putative — protein sequence MHLRVYMVDGKRVYTLKKVDPEGKPTLSAHPARFSPDDKFSRHRVTIKRRFKVLPSERRLQPL from the coding sequence ATGCACCTTCGAGTGTACATGGTCGATGGTAAGCGTGTCTACACGCTAAAGAAGGTGGATCCGGAGGGCAAGCCGACTCTGAGCGCCCACCCCGCCCGCTTCAGCCCAGATGACAAGTTCAGTCGCCACCGCGTAACCATCAAGCGCCGTTTCAAGGTGCTGCCGTCGGAGCGtcgcctgcagccgctgtAA